The genomic segment TATGCCTGCGATCAATACGGCTGATGACTGTCTTTGCAAAATAAGCAGTCCGATAATATTCGTTAATACAAAATCTGCAAAATCTTCTTCAGTGAAATCTTTCGAAAAAAGATTGTTTTTAATAGCAGTATCGGCTTGTAATATCACGAGCATTTCCTCTTTTACCAATGAAAAATATCGATACATTTTTGTCCGGGCATCATCTTTGCTTTTTCCGCTAAAGCTCATAGCGTGTGCCGTAAAAAAGTCCGGATATTTAAGCATCCCCTTTTTGATTTTTTTGAAAACTGCTTTGATGTATTCGGTAAAAGCAATACCCTGTTTGTAGTATGATTCGGTTTCAAAGATATTCTGCCAGACGCTTTCAACTGCGGCCATAATCAAGTCATCTTTTGAGCCGAAATAATTATATACCGAACCGAGTGCGATATCGCATCGTTGTGCAACTGCACGCATATTTAAAGCGCTTAGTCCCTTTTCTGCTACTATCGCTTTACATGCTTCAAGGATTTCTTCTTTCGATGTCGCCGCTGTATTGATACAAACCTCCTAAACTGAACATTGTTCATTATAAGAAGATTGCAATTTTTGTCAAGACTTGATAATAGGGGGAGTGATTTCTTCTAATCAATGCTATTATTTTTTTACAACCCGATATTCAAAAGCCGACCTCGCAACCACAAACGAAATAGAAATTTCGCAGCGCCGGTTACTCCAGCTTATATTGCAACAATAAAATTCGTAGCGCTTCTCGGTTGGCGACGCCGAAATATTTACAGGCTGCAGCCATATCTTTTTTGACCACTGAGGTGCTGACATGATAGCGATTTCCCAGCGCTTCGTAGGTTTCCCCTTGTTTAATCGAACCGAGGATGAATGCAATTTGCCGTTCCGAAAGCTCATAATCCGATAATTTTAAGGTTGAACCTTTCGGCGGCAGGGTAATGGCAGTCGTTATCGTTTCGTCCGGCAGCAAAAGATACGAAAGCTTTCCTTCGAGTTTTTGATACAGTACAACGCAGACGGTAAGCCCAAAGAGAGTTCCTAAGATTTCAAATATAACGAATGCA from the Treponema medium genome contains:
- a CDS encoding TetR/AcrR family transcriptional regulator translates to MRAVAQRCDIALGSVYNYFGSKDDLIMAAVESVWQNIFETESYYKQGIAFTEYIKAVFKKIKKGMLKYPDFFTAHAMSFSGKSKDDARTKMYRYFSLVKEEMLVILQADTAIKNNLFSKDFTEEDFADFVLTNIIGLLILQRQSSAVLIAGIQKIIYP